A window of Brevibacterium ihuae contains these coding sequences:
- a CDS encoding S66 peptidase family protein, whose product MRRTAAEAFLDTAPLAPGDRVHLIAASGPTDDAGYAFAVRTLESWGLEVVPGAHVRAVHPDYPYLAGTDEQRAADLTAAWCDPDASAVICLRGGYGAMRLLDSLDFPLLGTHALRPDGRPKLLAGSSDVTALHQAWAHHLRVPTLFCPMVGNAVFRTSTAIAADVRSWLFAPWRGRTVSGPAARTLVPTAPGAPVRARLTGGNLSLLAASLGAPENPVPGTEARGIVLLEDVDEELYRLDNLMLQLTRSGWLSGAQAVVLGSWEDCGPLDAVEPLMRDTLADLGVPVVWELGFGHAPDALSVPLGVTAELTAPADGPPVLTVIDPQEDP is encoded by the coding sequence GTGAGACGCACCGCCGCCGAGGCGTTCCTCGACACCGCACCGCTCGCGCCCGGGGACCGGGTGCACCTCATCGCCGCCTCCGGGCCGACCGACGACGCCGGGTACGCCTTCGCGGTGCGGACCCTCGAGTCCTGGGGGCTCGAGGTCGTGCCCGGTGCCCACGTGCGCGCCGTCCACCCGGACTATCCGTACCTCGCCGGCACCGACGAGCAGCGCGCCGCCGACCTCACCGCCGCGTGGTGCGACCCCGACGCGAGCGCGGTGATCTGCCTGCGCGGCGGCTACGGGGCGATGCGGCTGCTCGACTCCCTCGACTTCCCGCTCCTCGGGACCCACGCGCTCCGCCCCGACGGCCGCCCCAAGCTGCTTGCCGGCTCCTCCGACGTCACCGCGCTCCACCAGGCCTGGGCGCACCACCTGCGGGTGCCCACCCTGTTCTGCCCGATGGTCGGCAATGCGGTGTTCCGCACCTCGACGGCCATCGCGGCCGACGTGCGCTCCTGGCTGTTCGCACCGTGGCGCGGACGCACGGTGTCCGGCCCCGCGGCGCGCACCCTCGTCCCCACCGCGCCCGGCGCCCCGGTCCGCGCCCGCCTCACCGGCGGCAACCTCAGCCTGCTCGCGGCTTCGCTCGGCGCCCCGGAGAACCCCGTCCCCGGTACCGAAGCGCGCGGCATCGTCCTCCTCGAGGACGTCGACGAGGAGCTCTACCGACTCGACAACCTCATGCTCCAGCTCACGCGCAGCGGCTGGCTGTCCGGAGCGCAGGCCGTCGTGCTCGGCTCGTGGGAGGATTGCGGGCCCCTCGACGCCGTCGAGCCGCTCATGCGCGACACGCTCGCCGACCTCGGCGTGCCCGTCGTGTGGGAGCTCGGGTTCGGCCACGCCCCCGACGCCCTGAGCGTCCCCCTCGGTGTCACCGCCGAGCTCACCGCCCCGGCGGACGGACCGCCCGTCCTCACCGTCATCGACCCGCAGGAGGATCCGTGA